The Gadus morhua chromosome 16, gadMor3.0, whole genome shotgun sequence DNA window CGAGCCTGGCCTAGTACATGGAGCTATGTAACTCTGAATGAAGTCGCAAACGAAAAGGAGGACATTTGCATCGCTACCTCCTCTTACCTTCCGTCGTAGTTCCCTCTCCGGAGCTTAGCTGATCGCGATAAATGGAGTCTAACGATGTGTTGCACGTCTTTTGACAGCTTGGGGTCATCCCATTTGTATCAGAATGCCTTTTGATTGAGCATAAATCGTCTGTCATGTATGAGGAAAGTTTCGTCAAGAAGTGAAAAAAGTGCTTCAGAAGACACATTAAGCTGTTCGTATTGTGTTGTGACGTGTCAAATGAGTGATTAGCTTGTGGAAATTATAACTTGATGCTAACTGGTTAAATGTAATTAAACTTTTGAGATTTGTTTTGTAAGAGTTGTTCATGTAAAGCAAAAACTGACTTTTCATTGTTGACACACAGTTGACCAGTGCcttacctctctttctctgtgtgtgtttccagggctGTTCTGGAGGATCTGGCATATGGACCTGGTCCAGTCTGCAGTGTTGTATGCTGTGATGACTTTGGTCAGCACATACCTCGTTGCCTTTGCCTACAAAAACGTCAAATTTGTCCTCAAACACAAGTACGTATTGTAgtggagcaagatgttatttgATTATTCTCTTTGTCTGCACACATCCCACACAGGAAGATAGGATGTGAAAACTACTACTACGTGTACTCAAAGGGTGGTACATAATCTTTAAATACAACTCTTTAGACCCCCcaccctttttttatttctgtcaACTCAATTTGTAATCTTTGCCCTGAACATGAATATTCAACTTCCTTTGATCAAATCTCTTGGGAATCAGACGTCTCCTGTGATCTTCATCTCTATTATTGATTTATGACCCATTGATTAATCTGCCATCTAGTCTCAGAGACAGTGCTCACTCCCTACTCATCAGTTTCCACTCTCTTGCCTCAGGGTCGCCCAGAAGAGGGAGGACGCTGTTTCCAAGGAGGTGACGAGGAAGCTGTCTGAGGCTGACAACCGCAAGATGTCCCGCAAGGAGAAGGATGAGAGGTGAGCCGTGGGCTGGCAGTCCAACCCTTATCTTGTCACTCATACAAAACTCAATCTCTGATAACCTTCCATTTAGTGCAAGGTTGTTGGCAGAAGAGCTAAAACTGCCCTACTTATATATTTTGACCAGACGCAATGCATCTCGTCATATTATGATGGCCAATTTTTACTTAATCATATTTGCCCTAATACTGGACAGTAAGGTGTGCTCTGTCAGTGAACCAAAAAAAGACAGCCCGGCCATGTAAAGAGATTCCATGCAATAGTTTTTCCAAGTGCAAAAGCTCAATTTAGACCAGCAAAGAGTTGCAACAAGCCTTATCTCCTGCATGGCTATTATGAAGCACACTGTTGGCTATGTAACTTGTATTCCTTGTATGAAGAACCGACTAAAAAAGGAACTCCACACAGGTTTcgtacagttaaaaaaaaagtccaGGCCTTTGCGATTGATTGTTGGTCACCAAAATGGTAACCTAATTAGTTTTCCCACAAAGCTTCCTCTTTTAGTTAATAAGATACTAGAGATGTTTGGCACTCCAGTGGGCAAAGAGCTGCTATTGACAGAGCTGTGTGTTCCTCTTCTAAGATTAACTAGAGCAACCATTATTTAAACCTATAATATGATTTGGATCAAAATGGCATTTTAGTAGAAGTCTGCGTTGTATTGCATTCAGTTCAGGGCTATTGTATAGATATCAATGTGTGAGTCAAATCAATGCTGATTCTCCATCCTGCTCTCTTTTGCCAAGGATCCTGTGGAAGAAGAACGAAGTGGCCGATTACGAAGCCACAACCTTCTCCATCTTCTACAACAACACCCTCTTCTTGGTGCTCGTCATCGTCGCCTCCTTCTTCCTGCTCAAGAACTTCAACCCCACCGTGTATCCTTTCAGTTCCCAGTGGGACTTGCATTGACATGCAGTTAGAATGTGGAATTAGGGGAAATAGCTGATGTTGAAATAAACTTTCCTGTAAAGCGGTAACTTTTCCTTTCATGCTCCATAATGGTTGTAGCTACATAAACGCAACAACTTGGTTGCTTTTGTATCGTTTAATGGGGGGTTTGACATCGTTTAACCTTCTACCCTGATGTTTGACATGAACAGGCGCATGGACTTCACATCATACGTCTTATGACCTTAACCCTTCTCCCTCCAGTAACTACATCCTGTCAATCAGCGCCTCCTCCGGCCTGATCGCTCTGCTGTCCACCGGATCTAAGTAAACCAACTACCGAAGAACAAGAGCAAATAAACAactctggggaggggggagggagggagggaggaatcaGTCCCAGGGGGAAGCAAGGATATTCAGTATTCACGTTTAAATTGGGTAGGGTTCGGTGGGCAGGTGGGGTagaaaaatacatcacatttgaTCATGAAATCCATTATCATCAAATATCTGGAGGCTGTCTCcaggtttgtctgtctgtttttttgTACCAATAAAAGTGGCCAAGTTTGATCCTCATCTTCTTCAACACTTTATTATTACACTTTAGGTGTGGGCCCCATGGCAAAAATATCTCAGCACGATTTCTTCAGGCAGTATTGACATCTCATCACGATGTGGACTGAGATTTCTCAACTTtgtgattcttttttttgtaccgtTGTGTACGAGTTTTAGAATGAGCAAGGTTATGTGTGAAATGTGCCCCACACCGTGCCGTTATGGTACAAGTGTCCGAGAAGCTAAATCATTACTCAAGAGTCACCAAAAATAAACCGATTGTATGGTTTGATTGGTCAAgttttctgtgtttattttggtaCTGGGTAGTGCCTGAAAGTTTGGAGACATCAAAGCAgagaagtatttttttttatacagttCCATTATTGCATTGTAACTGTGTAGATTAGAAAAACAAATGTGTAAAGTGTATACTAACAAATGGTACAAAAGGAAACACCGGTTTAGCTGTTAGTGTTATGCATTTATTCACACTTTGTTATATATTTACAGAGGAGTGAATGTTCAGAACAGTTTGGATCTTTACACACTTGATTGCAACAAATACATGGACCAACAAGGCTTTTCTATGAAACAATACAGAATACATTAAGAATAGGAAAGGCTTAGGTGAAAGGCTGGCTCAATTTTGTTATTATCTGGGTAAAAGCAGCACATTTTGACTAACTTAAATATAGCCTGTACTCTCGTCATTCTAAAACATTACAATGATTTTTCCAAACCCTCAATATCAAGACCTTATATTTTAGATAATACATTACCAGATTTGTGTCTCCCTGCTTTGGATATCAATGTATTTCAGTAAGTTGTCCTTCAGAGTGTAGGCTTGCATACAGACGCTTCTTGAATCATCTTGGATCGCCTTTTCCTCTTAAGTTCTATTCAAACCTATCTATTAATATCCCAAATGATACAACTatcatcaataatttatatcTTTTGCCTCTTGTGTGGGACAGGAACAATAAGGAAACAACCACCATGTCATCAAAACATCCCTGTTTGGTAATCAGGACTAAAGGCACTCTAGTTTGATTCTCTGCACCCACTGCCTTTATTGGTTCCTTATGCGGCCAGTTTTGTTCCTTATTGGATCGCTATGGTTCCTATGGTTCCCTTTGCAAT harbors:
- the ssr3 gene encoding translocon-associated protein subunit gamma, with protein sequence MAPKGSSKQQSEEDLLLQDFSRNLSAKSTALFYGNALIVSAIPIWLFWRIWHMDLVQSAVLYAVMTLVSTYLVAFAYKNVKFVLKHKVAQKREDAVSKEVTRKLSEADNRKMSRKEKDERILWKKNEVADYEATTFSIFYNNTLFLVLVIVASFFLLKNFNPTVNYILSISASSGLIALLSTGSK